ACGGTGCGCTTTTCGGCAACACGGCCGGCGAAGCGTTTTACGTCAAGTGCGACGCCGAACTCAATCCGCCCGAAGTGCGTGACCGCGGCATCCTCTTTGTGGAAGTGGGCCTGGCGCCCGTGAAGCCGGCCGAGTTCGTGGTGCTGCGTTTCAGTCAGTATGCGGGCGGCGGAATGTGAATGTCCGGGCAAGGTGCCCTGATCCTTGCCTGAAAGTGTTCGGCCTGAACTCAACCGAGGCGCGCCGAGCCTGAACGGTGAGTTTATTCAACCCTTGTGAATTCCTGATCGAGTAGGAGGAGAGAAAGATGACCGGAGCAGCAGATCCTTTGGTGGCAGCGTATTTCGGAGTGGACTTTCAGAACGGTGTGAAGGGTGCTTTTCGTGAATGCACGGGTCTGGGAAGCGAAAGCCAGGTTGTGGAATACCGCGCGACCGACGAGCGTGGCAAGCCCATCCTGATTCGGGAACCCGGCACCATGAAGTACAACGACATCGTGCTCAAGCGCGGCATCACCTCGGAAATGGATATGTGGCAGTGGCGCAAGCAGGTCGAGGACGGCGATGTTTCCGGTGCCCGTCGCAGCGGCACCGTGACGCTGTTCAACCAGAAAGGCGAACCTGTCGCCGAGTGGACCATTGAC
The Deinococcus peraridilitoris DSM 19664 genome window above contains:
- a CDS encoding phage tail protein, with product MTGAADPLVAAYFGVDFQNGVKGAFRECTGLGSESQVVEYRATDERGKPILIREPGTMKYNDIVLKRGITSEMDMWQWRKQVEDGDVSGARRSGTVTLFNQKGEPVAEWTIDMAWPSKLNGPTYDAKTNEVAIEELTITHHGYRRTK